A window of the Parabacteroides merdae ATCC 43184 genome harbors these coding sequences:
- a CDS encoding SGNH/GDSL hydrolase family protein, with product MYVCFSNVNFINTMIIMKKIIYLVLLALITGLVAQAHEKTGEWNGCDRYDFTFKDRQATIVVPKKAAKGNPWIWRPAFFDAFPSVDKALLEKGFHIVYYDVTHLYGSPRAVSLGTEFYENMTDLYNLSEKVTLEGFSRGGLFVFNWAAQNTEKVACIYVDAPVCDVFSWPRRKNTALWNDLLKEWNLTDAGMEHFKGNPIDNLAPIAAAGIPIISVCGDSDQTVPYKENMDVVRSRYLAAGGPVEVILKKGCDHHPHSLDNPEPVVDFILRQQPEYEKYIHYNVRGSLQNSFRKFEKERRARVAFLGGSITEMDGWRNMIERQLQQRFPYTQFEWVEAGIGSTGTTPGSFRLQHDILSKGKVDLLFVEAAVNDDTNRFSALEQVRGMEGEVRHALESNPEMDIVMLHFIYDPFIPMIARRQMPDVILNHERVANHYLIPSINLCQEIGERMQNGEFTWDEFGGTHPKPFGHKFYAAAIGHLFDEMWKGVSPEGTIAAHDIPAKPLDAYSYYNGDFIALEKAHLNKGWKLVDNWHPDNKAGKRNGFVDVPMLEATRPGDRLTLDFRGKAIGIFCVSGPSAGILEYSVDGAPFKELDTFTEWSHNLYIPWVYMLETELKDTDHKLVLRISKKKNPASQGTECQIRNFVVNGR from the coding sequence ATGTACGTTTGTTTCTCCAATGTAAACTTTATAAATACCATGATTATTATGAAAAAGATTATTTATTTGGTACTTCTGGCCCTGATAACCGGTCTGGTCGCCCAAGCCCATGAAAAAACAGGCGAATGGAACGGATGCGACCGCTACGATTTCACCTTCAAGGATCGCCAGGCAACCATTGTCGTACCTAAAAAAGCAGCCAAAGGAAATCCGTGGATCTGGCGTCCGGCGTTCTTCGATGCTTTTCCAAGTGTGGACAAAGCGTTACTGGAAAAAGGGTTCCACATTGTTTATTACGATGTAACTCATCTATATGGAAGTCCAAGGGCAGTTTCTCTGGGCACCGAATTCTATGAGAATATGACGGATCTTTATAATCTTTCCGAAAAAGTCACGCTGGAAGGATTCAGCCGCGGCGGTTTGTTCGTCTTCAACTGGGCGGCTCAAAATACAGAGAAAGTGGCTTGTATATATGTAGACGCTCCTGTTTGCGACGTGTTTAGCTGGCCGAGAAGAAAAAACACGGCTTTGTGGAATGATCTGTTGAAGGAATGGAACCTGACAGATGCAGGAATGGAACATTTCAAAGGGAACCCGATCGACAACCTCGCCCCGATTGCAGCCGCAGGTATACCGATCATCAGTGTATGCGGCGACAGCGATCAGACCGTCCCCTACAAGGAAAACATGGATGTCGTACGTTCACGCTACCTTGCGGCAGGAGGTCCGGTGGAAGTTATCCTAAAGAAAGGGTGCGACCATCATCCACATAGTTTGGACAATCCGGAACCGGTAGTAGACTTCATCCTTCGCCAGCAGCCGGAGTACGAAAAGTATATACATTACAATGTACGTGGCAGCTTGCAAAACTCGTTCCGTAAATTCGAGAAAGAACGCCGGGCGCGGGTTGCCTTCCTGGGAGGTTCCATCACGGAAATGGACGGATGGCGCAATATGATAGAGCGACAACTACAGCAACGTTTCCCTTATACACAGTTCGAATGGGTAGAAGCAGGCATCGGTTCGACCGGGACGACTCCGGGTTCCTTCCGCCTGCAACATGACATCCTTTCGAAAGGGAAAGTCGACCTTCTTTTTGTCGAAGCCGCCGTAAACGACGACACGAATAGATTCAGCGCCCTCGAACAGGTACGCGGCATGGAAGGGGAAGTGCGCCATGCTTTGGAAAGCAACCCGGAAATGGATATCGTCATGTTGCATTTCATCTATGACCCGTTTATCCCGATGATCGCCCGCCGCCAGATGCCGGATGTTATCCTGAATCACGAACGGGTGGCGAATCACTATCTTATTCCTTCGATTAATCTCTGCCAGGAGATCGGCGAACGGATGCAAAACGGCGAATTTACCTGGGACGAGTTCGGCGGCACTCATCCGAAACCTTTCGGCCATAAGTTTTATGCTGCCGCTATCGGCCATCTTTTCGACGAGATGTGGAAAGGAGTTTCGCCGGAAGGGACAATTGCGGCACACGACATTCCGGCCAAGCCGCTGGATGCCTACAGTTATTATAACGGAGACTTCATCGCTCTCGAAAAAGCCCACTTGAACAAAGGTTGGAAATTAGTAGACAACTGGCATCCCGACAACAAGGCCGGCAAGCGGAACGGCTTTGTCGATGTTCCTATGTTAGAAGCTACACGTCCAGGAGACCGACTAACACTGGATTTCCGGGGGAAAGCGATCGGTATTTTCTGCGTCAGCGGACCTTCTGCCGGAATCTTGGAATATAGTGTCGACGGCGCCCCGTTCAAAGAACTGGATACTTTCACTGAATGGAGCCACAATCTTTATATTCCCTGGGTCTACATGCTGGAAACGGAACTGAAAGACACGGATCACAAACTGGTTCTCCGCATATCGAAAAAGAAGAACCCCGCCTCACAGGGAACGGAATGCCAGATACGAAATTTCGTGGTAAACGGCAGATAA
- a CDS encoding DUF4272 domain-containing protein gives MEKANVTLYTVIGDSNRIVEAIRERFKEMTKEFVCEDETIDLTLPDGTHVIFSIKHRMSKPDFIASHISGMANYFSQVKTPLVGLKENVLLQIRVFNCVTGITFDLNDNEDRTNYILNRLFEIAGDVNGFLLYPSMQIFTGEGKLLFSAKGESQLTEFIPVGNADLLDGNYQEETQADVERRLRSIALLEEKHIPYMEYLRSEALESEAHLRSRKEMVQRAAALFAVAVYSEVMLSGGSGREEALFYFNKMEQLYEVESYLSPAEAAYIDNPDPEEQECILFGWRYECAGVLLWAAGVVDDLPYPSEIIDVPVLAAIFWQHKGIGGLLSKGFSRSQSEILDAADITLRYDWACVEARVHGKEAPASLNGDVVMERHYAFNWIIGANGGADWDDIQPNT, from the coding sequence ATGGAAAAAGCGAATGTTACTTTGTACACGGTCATCGGAGATTCTAACCGTATCGTGGAAGCAATCCGGGAACGTTTTAAAGAGATGACCAAAGAATTTGTTTGTGAAGACGAAACGATCGACTTGACTTTGCCGGATGGAACACATGTCATCTTCTCGATCAAGCACCGGATGAGCAAGCCGGACTTTATTGCTTCCCATATATCTGGTATGGCCAATTATTTTTCGCAGGTGAAGACGCCATTGGTTGGACTAAAAGAAAATGTCTTGCTCCAGATACGTGTGTTCAACTGTGTGACTGGGATCACTTTCGATCTGAACGACAATGAAGACCGGACGAACTATATCCTGAACCGTTTATTCGAGATTGCCGGAGACGTGAACGGTTTTCTGCTCTATCCGAGCATGCAGATCTTTACCGGTGAAGGGAAACTCCTCTTCTCTGCCAAAGGCGAAAGTCAGTTGACCGAATTTATCCCGGTCGGGAATGCCGATTTATTGGACGGGAACTACCAGGAAGAAACTCAGGCTGATGTGGAAAGACGTTTGCGTTCGATTGCGTTGCTCGAAGAGAAACATATCCCTTATATGGAATATTTGCGTAGTGAAGCATTGGAAAGTGAAGCCCATTTGAGAAGCCGAAAGGAGATGGTGCAACGTGCCGCCGCGTTGTTTGCTGTTGCTGTCTATTCGGAAGTCATGCTTTCGGGAGGTTCGGGACGGGAAGAAGCCTTGTTCTATTTTAATAAGATGGAACAGTTGTACGAGGTGGAATCTTACCTGTCACCGGCCGAAGCTGCTTATATCGATAATCCTGATCCGGAAGAACAGGAATGTATTCTGTTCGGATGGCGCTATGAATGTGCCGGTGTTTTGCTTTGGGCGGCAGGTGTTGTGGATGATTTGCCTTATCCGTCTGAGATTATTGATGTCCCTGTTTTGGCTGCTATTTTCTGGCAACATAAAGGTATCGGTGGATTGCTTTCGAAAGGTTTCTCTCGTTCGCAGTCCGAAATATTGGATGCTGCCGATATTACACTTCGGTATGATTGGGCTTGTGTGGAAGCACGAGTTCATGGAAAAGAAGCTCCTGCTTCGCTGAATGGGGACGTTGTCATGGAACGGCATTATGCTTTTAATTGGATTATCGGAGCGAATGGCGGTGCAGACTGGGATGATATCCAACCGAATACATGA